The genome window TCGGGCCACTTCAGGCTGAAGTGATAGACCTCGCCGAGCGCCGTCGTGAGGGGCCCGAGCTCGGGCCGTTCGGCCGACGCGGGAATGGCTTCGCGCGCCGATGCGAGGCGTTGAGAGACGAGTGAGCGCGCCTCGAGGAGGTTCGCGTCGTCGTTGAAGACGATGGTGACCGCCGAGACGCCGCTTCGCGAGACGCTCCGAATGGTCGTTGCGCCGGGCAAGCCGGCCATGGCGAGCTCGACGGGCCGGCTGACGAGGGCTTCGACCTCGAGCGGCGACAGGCCCGGCGCGTTGGTGAGCACCTGAACCTGAACGCTCGTGACATCGGGAACGGCGTCCACGGGCAGCTCGCGGTAGGCCTTCACCCCGAAGGCCGAGAGGAGCACGGCGAGGAGAACGATCACGAGGCGGCGCGCTAGGCACCACTCGACGATGGCCGCGATCACGGGTCCTACTTTCCCTCGAGCTCGGCGCGGAGCAGCTCACCCTTGAGGAGCAGCGCGCCGCTGATCACGATGCGCTCGCCCTCGGCGACGCCCGATTCGATGACGCTGTCGGCGCCGAAGGTCGAAGTGACGCGAACCGTGCGACGCTCGAAGTCGCCTTCGCGGCCCGCCACGGGAACGAAGAGTGAGGGCACTCCTTGGACGTCGACGACGGCGTCCGACGGCACGATGAGGGCCGGCGGACCGGCGTCTTCGCTCTCCATCGGAAAGGCGACGTCGACGTAGCCGCCCGGCGCGAGCCAGGTGCACGGGCCGTCGGGGGCCAGGCGAAGCGGCAGGGTGCGGGTCCCTTCCTCGATGGCGCCGAGCTCGCCGACGGCATGGGCGGCGCACTCCCGCGGACCGCCGGAAGGTGAACCGCCTCGTGAGCGAACGACCGCCCTGGCACCGGTCGATGGCTTAAGCGCGCCCTCCGGGACCTTCGCGATGATCGCAACCTCGCGGTCGGCGATGATCTTGAAGAGGGTTCGCTCAGGACTCACCGGGGCGCCGAGGATCGCGTCGTGCCGCGACACAACGCCCGGGATCGGCGCGCGGACGGGGACGCGCACCGAGATGGGGCCGTTCTCGCCGGCGCCTTCCGCTGGCTCTTGCCCGCCGAGGTTGAAGAGCAGGGTGCGTGCGGCGGCGAGGTCGGCGCGACCAATCTCCGCCTCTGCCTTGGCTTCATCGACGGCGTTCTTGCTCGTAGCGCCTTCACCTTGGAGCTCGAGCTGCCTCTTTAGC of Myxococcales bacterium contains these proteins:
- a CDS encoding efflux RND transporter periplasmic adaptor subunit, with the protein product MTTHKTPRARRAAAIVTASLALFVSACKKEPPPQKASSEPAGAAKAPLHIDGALLTSGRVKLGSVERRHFRRELRVAGEIRSSEVGEADVGALVAGRVTSLEVGEGARVKRGQVLAWVDAPEVGRATAELLRSRARSRVAQQKLKRQLELQGEGATSKNAVDEAKAEAEIGRADLAAARTLLFNLGGQEPAEGAGENGPISVRVPVRAPIPGVVSRHDAILGAPVSPERTLFKIIADREVAIIAKVPEGALKPSTGARAVVRSRGGSPSGGPRECAAHAVGELGAIEEGTRTLPLRLAPDGPCTWLAPGGYVDVAFPMESEDAGPPALIVPSDAVVDVQGVPSLFVPVAGREGDFERRTVRVTSTFGADSVIESGVAEGERIVISGALLLKGELLRAELEGK